From one Montipora capricornis isolate CH-2021 chromosome 10, ASM3666992v2, whole genome shotgun sequence genomic stretch:
- the LOC138021565 gene encoding voltage-gated purine nucleotide uniporter SLC17A9-like has translation MMTSPSHIRLKLDKNDENHKGDTAFQWSDDQRKYWIVAMFCGTVLLYATRSAVPLCMASMSSEMNWDKETDGAIMSAFFWGYMPAQVIGGFFSDKFGGEVILGYAAILWSFFTLAVPFIPSFPVLFMPPTVLMLAARMCTGLSQGLHYPSLTNIIAKRIPVKDRTYLTSTVFAGGPVGTLFMGSVGSIFLSQFGWRSVFISYGIMSLIWTYIWRYHLLLPEQSQRRQQFFLGNIKMVEASGYERASFISVPWGVFARHPAVWGLSIAHFCQGCAFWNVFAWLPMYFEEHHPGSKKWVFNVLPWLTYFPVALMVGRVADVMIKKGFSVTFVRKFFQSLSMGGGALFMILINKSRSFSEALFCMVMAMTASALGNAGSPVVPQDMSPKFAGTLFGIMNSAGAFSGIVGTLITGHMLKVTHSWEYVFIMNAVLLICGSLVFLLFATAKKIA, from the exons ATGATGACATCTCCATCACACATACGTTTGAAGCTAGACAAGAACGATGAAAATCACAAAGGAGATACAGCATTTCAGTGGTCCGATGATCAGAGGAAATATTGGATAGTTGCTATGTTTTGTGGTACCGTGCTACTATACGCGACAAGATCAGCTGTTCCCTTGTGTATGGCCTCTATGAGCTCTGAGATGAACTGGGATAAGGAAACTGAT GGTGCCATTATGTCTGCCTTCTTCTGGGGGTACATGCCAGCACAAGTCATTGGTGGATTTTTCAGTGATAAATTCGGTGGTGAAGTTATTTTAGGATATGCCGCAATTCTGTGGTCATTTTTCACTCTTGCTGTGCCATTTATTCCTTCCTTTCCTGTGTTATTCATGCCTCCTACTGTGTTAATGCTTGCTGCGAGAATGTGCACAGGGCTGTCACAAG GCCTGCACTATCCTTCCTTGACAAATATCATAGCTAAAAGAATTCCAGTAAAGGACAGAACATATTTAACAAGTACTGTATTTGCTGGTGGCCCTGTGGG GACACTGTTTATGGGTAGTGTGGGCTCAATATTTCTTTCTCAATTTGGATGGCGCagtgtttttatttcttatggTATCATGTCATTGATCTGGACGTATATTTGGAGATATCATTTACTATTACCTGAGCAAAGTCAAAGAAgacaacaatttttccttggTAACATTAAAATGGTGGAGGCAAGTGGCTATGAGAGAGCATCTTTCATCAGTGTTCCTTGGGGAGTGTTTGCAAGGCATCCAGCTGTATG GGGCCTTTCCATTGCGCATTTTTGCCAAGGATGTGCATTTTGGAATGTGTTTGCATGGCTTCCAATGTATTTTGAAGAGCATCACCCAGGCAGTAAA AAATGGGTGTTTAACGTTCTTCCTTGGCTCACATACTTTCCTGTTGCATTGATGGTTGGCCGTGTAGCAGATGTAATGATTAAAAAAG GATTCTCAGTAACGTTTGTTAGGAAATTTTTTCAG AGTCTTTCTATGGGTGGAGGAGCTCTTTTCATGATTCTGATCAACAAGTCACGCTCATTTAGTGAGGCACTGTTCTGCATGGTGATGGCAATGACAGCAAGTGCTCTAGGCAATGCCGGCTCTCCTGTTGTACCACAAGACATGTCGCCAAAATTTGCCGGAACACTCTTTG gAATAATGAATTCTGCAGGTGCTTTTTCAG GAATTGTTGGCACACTTATCACTGGTCATATGTTGAAAGTCACTCATAGCTGGGAATATGTTTTCATTATGAATGCTGTACTGTTGATATGTGGCTCTTTGGTATTTCTTTTGTTCGCCACAGCCAAGAAAATTGCCTGA